In Podospora pseudopauciseta strain CBS 411.78 chromosome 2 map unlocalized CBS411.78m_2, whole genome shotgun sequence, the genomic stretch GAAGCTATACCATCTTGGGTCTTCCCCCCAAAGCTACAGACAGCTTACTTATCAAGGTTCGAGAACATCACCAGCTGGCTTGGCAATGACAGGGATTTGGCTGGCCACTTTTTTCTCGATTAATATTTGACATCTCATCGCGGAATGCAGACCGCAGACGCGTCATCCCCTGCCTGCCGAGACGACATTACCACCATCATTCCCTTTCGTCCTCTCATTCACCACGGCTATTTTAAGAACCTTCAACATGGATACAGCGCAAGATACTGTGGTGGACGACCACCCAGTTGCCAGGAAAAGATCTCTTTCAGAGGTGGAACCTTCCAGTCCagcaggcgaggaggatgtggactCAACCAGGAAACGCACAAGGACTGTCGAGCTTGATGagaaggatgagggggagatCACAGATTCCAAGTCTGGCTCGTCGCCGGCACCGGAGAGCTTCACGCCAGTCCAGCCCTTCGCCAAAGCTCATCATGGCTGGAATGCTGGTGTCAATGGCGGGTTGAGGATATCCTTTCCCTCGCTCAGGAAGCCACCCCAAACAAACGCTGAGGGTGATCAAGTCCCGGAGGCCCCAGAAGCGGAGTCCGGGCAGCCGTCCGAAGAAAAACCCCAGGTCCAAGATCAGCCAGATACTGCCGTCGAGCTTGAGGCAAGGCCGTCTATTGAGGGTCTGATTACACCAGATGGATATCCGAGTCAGCCTAAAAGCTCTCGACGACGATCCTGGGATGCCAGGTTCAAGCATTGGTGTATTGAACTGATGAGGTTGAACAAGGACCACGAGGGAGTGCAAGACCCAGAGGTTCTGCGAGAGGCCTGGTCGAACTGGCTGCAAAATCGAAAAAAGCAAGACCCGCTGGCGCAGACGGCGGCACTACGGGCAGCTCAAAGTTTTGAATTCACTCCAGAGGCCCTCACAGAGATGGCATCGGCAGCTCTTGCTCCGGAGAACGAACCAGCATCGCCTGCAGAGCAGCAGAGTGACCGCAGCACAGACAAAGCGACCAGCGATACCGGCAAATCCGaaaacagcaacaagccaCTGACAACTTGGGAGGCTGGAGGCATGATCCAACCCATTCGGCCAAACCAGTCCGCACTTCCCCTGGACGCCAAAGACGACCAAGCATGGGAACACATCTTCACCATATGGTGCCAGGACTTAGCTGAAATCAACtccaagaagatcaagaccaAGGAACCGCGAGACTTCAGCAGGATCTTGACGGCTTACAATCAATGGATTGGTACGATTGATGGGCTGCCGAAAATCAGAGCCACGGCAGCCAGGCGTAATGCGAGCAATTACCTGGCGAAGAACAAGGGCAGGGTTGCCTCTCTGCTTTCTGGTCGGCCGTTAGACGACGATCAAGagacagaagaagaggagcccaaggagaaggaggccggGGAGGAACCAGTCCCAGAAACAGTGGTTGCGGAGGAAACCTTGCCTCTCGCAGCACCAGTCACCGACAGGAATGAGGAGGTCAAATTCATTCCGCTCACAGAAGGGGAAATGGCGTACCGGGACCGGTACTTTCCCGGCCTTGCTCCGGACGCTGTCTTTTGCGTCATGTGCGCTTCTTCGGAGCACAATTCGGCCGAGTGCCCCGAGATGGCCTGCAAGTTCTGCCACAAAGACCACCCTTGCTGGACTTGCCCTGCTCGACAACGCTGCTCCAAGTGCAAGCAACTTGGGCATTCTGTGGCCGAGTGCAAAGAGCGACTGATACTAGCCCAGGACGAAATGGACTGCGCCCTCTGTGGCTCGCGCGACCACATTGAGTATAGCTGCGTCAACTTGACGAGAAGCTTCCgacccaacccctccaacacccccaaagTCCAGTCCTTACCCGTCTTTTGTTACCGATGTGGTGCTGAGGGGCACTATGGTGGCGACTGCGGGCTCAGCGCGCTGGAGAAAAAGGGCAGCAGTTTCAACCCATTCACCAAGGCGAACGCAAGCCAGTACGTGGATCCAAACTCTTCAGAGACGGCCCTTGCCTACCGCGGCGGTCACCGGTCTGCAGCAGATTACAGATCAGGTGGCAGACCGGATCTTGGCAAAAGCATTGTCCCTCGCCAGCACATTCAGTTCGAGtcagacgacgacgatgatgatgagttcATACAACCCATTGTTCAAAAGCCGGCGCGGTCTGGGCACATTAACTTCTCTGTATACAGTGGGAATGGCAGTCAAAACCAGGAGAAACCCAGCGCGAGATACCCATCCAGCCTCCCTCCAAAGCCTCCGGCGGTGTCGGTGCAACCACTACCGCGTgggccccctcctccgctaCCTCCAGGGAACAATTCTTTTGGGAGAAAACacggcggtggaggaagtAGGGGCGGGGGCAgaagtggaggtgggggtAGGAGCCGAGGTCGCTATTAACAGCGATAAATAGAAGTGATAGATGAGATAAAGCCTCTACCAGTTGCGAAGTCCtgcaggaagagaaagaataCCACGACATGATGCTACCAATGATCCACATGCCATGACCAGTCCACTCAACTGCTCCTCTCTATGTGGTGGCAGTTTGAAGCACACCGCTTGCGAATCACAGACGACGAAGCAGGGGGGGGAGAAATTTCGAAACATTTCTGATAGGCCGGCAGTTGGGCACCGGGGGGAAGTGGGGGCCGCGTCCTGGTCACGACTCAAAAGACTTTCTCGGCAATTTGAAAGCGAGGCCTCAGAAGGCGGTGGTTTTTGATATGTCCACGACTGTGAGCATGAGCATGAGCATGAGCATGAGCATGAGCATGGGATGGGTGCTCCTTTTGAGTGAAATATTCGATATCGGCATGTAAGGAAACCCAACATGGGCCATGGAGGCCTAAGGCAAAGGCGACATTGTTCTGGAAGACGGGCGGGGCGCTTAGTGGCTTTATGTGATCGGCCGCGGAACCAGCATCGCGCCAGTTTCGTGCACTAATCGCGCGTGTTTCGCGCGACGTGGCCTGCCAAGAGCTATCTCAACGTTCTCAACGCCATCGATTGGACAGAAAGTCACCGTCGACGAGGACCCTGTCTTGTCCTCCCGCCCTATCTTTTATCGATAGCGACTTCCCCCCTGGTCTTCCCCGCAACTCCAAGTGCCGTTTCAACATCTCCCAGTGGTCGAGAAGAGGCGGCCTTGAGACAGCCTGCAGACGGCCGCAGTTGTCGCATGCAGGTCTTGTAGCCTCCAGGCCACTCAGGAGACCCGGCGCGGTCCGCACACGTCAGTCGCGGTCGCAGCACCGTTCTCATGTCCCTGGCCCTACCTTAAATCCACGCTTGTCCAGCTGCATGTCCAGTCCAGAGCTGCAGAGGGACATGGGACAATGAGtcactcaccaccactcgTTCCCAGGTCGGCCATCTGGGGCGACGACGAACCATGACCCCTAGCGAAATCGCGCACGAGAGAGGAACCGCGAAGGGGGAAAattgggaggttgttgagtcggtaggggaggaggaggaggagaaggggaaggggggcttGTATAACTTGGTCCACGGGCTTTCTCTCGCGCGTCCGGTGGTCAAGAATTTTTCTGTTCCTATTTCCCCATCACACCTCTTCTTTTTAGATCAAGCAGATATCTATTTCCCCGTTCTCAGCGAGAAATACAACCcgttctctttctctctcgtCTCTGACAGAAATCTCAGGTTCCCAGGTTCTCACCTCCACAGCGTTTGCTATACACCTATCCCACCTACACATCTCACCTACACATCTCACCTACACATCTCACATACACACCTCACTTGAAACCACCACGTTTTGCTTGGCGCAGGGCTCCTGGCAGTTCTCAAACATTCCAGTGTTGGTTGTGTTTCTTGACGACATGCTAGAGCTATGGCGTCAAGTACACAATTATTCTACCGCCTTTGGCAGGAGGAGACGGTGCGCGAGAGATTCTTCGAGCTCTTGTCCAAACAGGACCTCTGTGCCGTGAGAGTGGCCAATTCGGCCTGCTGCAATCTCGTCACCAGGCGGCTGTTTGTCCGCATCAACTTGACCTTCACATCAAACACCTTCACCAATCCTCACCGCATTCAGGCATTGTCAAGGATTGGCCACCACATCGAGCACCTCAGCTTCACCTTTCCCCATTCCAATGTCACTTTTCTACCCCCTCTCATTCACCCACAGACAGGCCAGGAGATCCTGTTTCTGTACAACCCCCACACGTCCATGGCTTCGGCGCTCACAAGGCCAAAGTATGGCAATTCGGAGCTCGGCGACATCCTCACGCAGCAGTACCCGCCTCTTTTCCATGCGGCCAGCAATGTTCCCTCCTTCATCAACGCCATGAAGCACATGACCAACATGCGCCACCTCACCATCAGAACTCCCGGCCAGGAGCCCAGTGAGCGTTACCGGAGGGACATTGTTGATTACGCCCTCATCAGCCTCCGCATCTCGGTCGAGCGCGCGCCTctcaccaagctcaccaaGCTTTCGCTCTCTGGTGTTCACCCTTCCTCCTTCAACTACCTCCGTCACAAGCCGGGCTTCGGCGCTCTCCCCTCGGCGGCCCTCCGATGGCGCCAAATCAAGAAGCTGTACATTTCTGTTGAGAGCTGGGACTTTTATGGCCCTGCCCCCGGTCTCGACCACCTCAAGATTATTGACGACTACATCCGGGAGTTCGCCCCTCAGCTGGAAAAGTTTTCATTCACTTGGCTTGGGAGGAAGGGACCCTGCCCCATTGCCCTCTCTGGCGACCCCCTTTTCGCCGCCCCAAGACACTCCAAGAAGCTGTTTAACGAGGTCACTTCCCCCATGTCTCCTCTTCCGCCCAAACCACTTAGACACCCGCTCATGATGCCCAAGTTGAGGTGCATGGCGGTCAAAAACGCGACGATGAATGCGCAGCAGGTG encodes the following:
- a CDS encoding uncharacterized protein (EggNog:ENOG503Q399; COG:O) codes for the protein MDTAQDTVVDDHPVARKRSLSEVEPSSPAGEEDVDSTRKRTRTVELDEKDEGEITDSKSGSSPAPESFTPVQPFAKAHHGWNAGVNGGLRISFPSLRKPPQTNAEGDQVPEAPEAESGQPSEEKPQVQDQPDTAVELEARPSIEGLITPDGYPSQPKSSRRRSWDARFKHWCIELMRLNKDHEGVQDPEVLREAWSNWLQNRKKQDPLAQTAALRAAQSFEFTPEALTEMASAALAPENEPASPAEQQSDRSTDKATSDTGKSENSNKPLTTWEAGGMIQPIRPNQSALPLDAKDDQAWEHIFTIWCQDLAEINSKKIKTKEPRDFSRILTAYNQWIGTIDGLPKIRATAARRNASNYLAKNKGRVASLLSGRPLDDDQETEEEEPKEKEAGEEPVPETVVAEETLPLAAPVTDRNEEVKFIPLTEGEMAYRDRYFPGLAPDAVFCVMCASSEHNSAECPEMACKFCHKDHPCWTCPARQRCSKCKQLGHSVAECKERLILAQDEMDCALCGSRDHIEYSCVNLTRSFRPNPSNTPKVQSLPVFCYRCGAEGHYGGDCGLSALEKKGSSFNPFTKANASQYVDPNSSETALAYRGGHRSAADYRSGGRPDLGKSIVPRQHIQFESDDDDDDEFIQPIVQKPARSGHINFSVYSGNGSQNQEKPSARYPSSLPPKPPAVSVQPLPRGPPPPLPPGNNSFGRKHGGGGSRGGGRSGGGGRSRGRY